A portion of the Moraxella ovis genome contains these proteins:
- a CDS encoding RTX family hemolysin, which translates to MSKINVIKTNIQAGLSSTKSGLKSLYLAIPKDYDPKKEGSLNNFIKAADELGIARLAEEPNHTQTAKKSIDTANQLLSLTQTGVAISATKLDELLKKHSANKLAQELKSAENIDHQLGGASSVLATLSSFLGTALAGMELDSLIKQGDAAPTDLAKASIELINEVVGNLSSSVQTVEAFSAQLAKLGSTISQAKGFSGLGNKLQNLNFSKTSVGLEVITGLLSGISSGFVLADKDASTGKKVAAGFELSNQVVGNVTKAISSYVLAQRVAAGLSTTGAVAALITSSIMLAISPLAFVNAADKFNHANALDEFAKQFQKFGYDGDHLLAEYQRGAGTIEASLTTINTALGAVSAGVSAAAVGSAVGAPIALLVAGVTGLISGILEASKQAMFESVANRLQGRILEWEKQNGGQNYFDKGYDSRYAAYLANNLQFLSELNKELEAERVIAITQQRWDNNIGELAGITKLGEKVESGKAYVDAFEDGKKVEAGVNITLDAKTGIVDISNSDGKKTQALHFTSPLLSAGKESRERISNGKYSYINKLKFERVKNWQITDGDASSKLDFSKVIQRINEQETVEEIELIVNAGAGNDDIFAGQGKMNVDGGAGHDRVLYSKDGGLGNIIVDGTHATEMGSYIVNRTVAKGDIYHEVVKRQDTTVGKRTETLEYRDYELRQVGYGYKSTDQLKSVEEIIGSQFNDNFKGSKFTDIFHGGDGDDILDGGAGDDRLFGGKGADQLLGDDGNDLLDGGAGDDVLNGGAGDDVYIVRKGGGNDKLYDSKGNDKLAFADANLSELTIERTQEGILIKLNDNSGSINISNWYIASKLVNYHGHKTDNKIEHLIGKDGTYITSEQIDGLLENKQVGEKITSQQLQELANKNKSQEISVSDIASSLNKLIGSMALFGTENPVSSNTLQPTTQPVHGILAPSV; encoded by the coding sequence ATGTCTAAAATAAATGTAATTAAAACTAATATTCAAGCCGGTTTAAGCTCCACTAAGTCTGGACTAAAAAGTCTTTATTTGGCCATTCCTAAGGACTATGATCCGAAAAAGGAAGGGAGCTTAAATAACTTCATCAAAGCTGCCGATGAGTTAGGAATTGCTCGTTTGGCAGAAGAGCCTAATCACACTCAAACAGCAAAAAAATCTATTGATACGGCAAATCAGCTACTCTCTCTTACACAAACCGGTGTTGCTATCTCTGCAACAAAACTAGATGAACTCTTAAAAAAACATTCTGCCAATAAGTTGGCACAAGAGCTGAAAAGTGCAGAGAATATTGATCATCAATTAGGAGGTGCAAGTAGTGTGTTGGCAACCCTCAGTTCTTTCTTGGGTACTGCTTTAGCGGGCATGGAACTTGATTCTTTGATCAAGCAAGGCGATGCTGCACCTACTGATTTAGCGAAAGCCAGTATTGAATTGATCAATGAAGTGGTTGGCAACCTATCTAGTAGCGTTCAAACAGTTGAGGCATTTTCTGCACAGCTGGCAAAGCTAGGCTCCACTATATCGCAGGCTAAGGGTTTCTCTGGCTTAGGAAATAAGTTGCAAAACTTAAATTTCTCTAAAACCAGTGTTGGTTTGGAAGTGATTACTGGTTTATTATCAGGTATTTCTTCAGGTTTTGTTTTGGCGGATAAAGATGCATCAACTGGTAAAAAAGTGGCTGCAGGTTTTGAGTTAAGCAATCAAGTTGTTGGTAATGTAACAAAAGCAATTTCTTCATATGTTTTAGCACAACGCGTTGCTGCTGGTCTATCAACTACCGGCGCAGTTGCTGCTTTAATCACCTCATCAATTATGTTGGCAATTAGTCCTTTGGCATTTGTGAATGCGGCGGATAAATTTAACCATGCCAATGCTCTTGATGAATTTGCAAAACAATTCCAAAAATTCGGCTATGATGGAGACCATCTACTGGCTGAATATCAGCGTGGTGCAGGCACTATTGAAGCTTCGTTAACTACAATTAATACGGCATTAGGTGCAGTTTCTGCGGGTGTTTCTGCCGCCGCTGTAGGATCTGCTGTTGGTGCACCTATTGCCCTATTGGTCGCTGGAGTAACGGGATTAATCTCTGGTATTCTAGAGGCATCTAAGCAAGCAATGTTTGAAAGTGTTGCGAATCGTTTGCAAGGTAGAATTCTAGAGTGGGAAAAGCAAAATGGTGGTCAGAACTATTTTGATAAAGGTTATGACTCTCGTTATGCTGCTTATTTGGCTAATAACTTACAATTTTTGTCTGAGCTAAATAAAGAGTTGGAAGCTGAGCGTGTTATTGCTATTACACAACAACGCTGGGATAATAATATCGGTGAGTTGGCAGGTATTACCAAGTTGGGAGAGAAAGTTGAGAGCGGAAAAGCTTATGTAGATGCTTTTGAAGATGGTAAAAAAGTGGAGGCCGGTGTTAATATTACATTAGATGCCAAGACTGGAATTGTAGACATCAGTAATTCAGATGGCAAGAAAACTCAAGCATTACACTTTACTTCACCATTATTAAGTGCAGGTAAAGAATCTCGCGAACGCATAAGTAATGGTAAATATTCTTATATCAATAAATTGAAATTTGAGCGTGTTAAAAATTGGCAGATCACTGATGGTGATGCAAGCTCTAAATTAGACTTCTCTAAAGTTATTCAGCGTATTAATGAGCAGGAAACTGTAGAGGAAATTGAGCTGATTGTAAATGCTGGTGCTGGTAACGATGATATCTTTGCTGGGCAAGGTAAAATGAATGTGGACGGTGGAGCCGGACACGATCGTGTTTTATATAGCAAAGATGGTGGCTTGGGTAATATTATCGTAGACGGCACACATGCAACTGAAATGGGCAGCTATATCGTTAATCGTACAGTGGCTAAAGGTGATATTTATCATGAAGTTGTGAAACGCCAAGATACTACGGTAGGTAAACGCACAGAGACTCTTGAGTATCGTGATTATGAATTGAGACAAGTTGGATATGGGTATAAGTCTACTGATCAATTAAAATCCGTAGAAGAAATAATTGGCTCTCAATTTAATGATAACTTCAAAGGCTCCAAATTCACTGATATCTTCCACGGTGGAGATGGAGATGATATACTTGATGGCGGTGCTGGCGATGACCGTTTATTTGGTGGCAAAGGTGCAGATCAACTTTTAGGCGATGATGGAAATGATCTACTTGATGGCGGTGCTGGCGATGATGTATTAAATGGCGGTGCTGGCGATGATGTATACATTGTTCGAAAAGGGGGTGGGAATGATAAACTGTACGATTCTAAAGGCAATGATAAATTGGCATTCGCAGATGCTAATTTATCAGAGTTAACTATTGAGCGTACTCAAGAAGGTATATTGATCAAGCTAAATGACAATTCTGGTAGTATTAATATATCAAATTGGTACATTGCATCCAAGTTAGTGAATTACCATGGTCATAAAACTGATAACAAAATTGAGCACCTTATTGGTAAAGATGGTACTTATATTACCTCTGAGCAAATTGATGGCCTTTTGGAAAACAAACAAGTTGGTGAGAAAATCACATCTCAACAATTGCAAGAGCTTGCAAACAAAAATAAGAGTCAAGAGATATCTGTATCGGACATTGCAAGCAGTTTAAATAAGCTAATTGGCTCAATGGCGTTATTTGGTACAGAGAATCCTGTGAGCTCCAATACCCTGCAACCAACTACACAACCGGTTCATGGTATTTTAGCTCCAAGTGTTTAG
- a CDS encoding toxin-activating lysine-acyltransferase: MNDNFTELGAITWLWANSNLHKNWTLSLLTTNVIPAIQTKQYVLLRRDNMPVAYCSWAKLSLENEVKYINDVTSLKLEDWQSGNRNWFIDWITPFGDSLRLTKHMRELFADELFRAIRVEENSSHGKITEFHGKSVDPKLASKMFAQYHEDLMSKLSTQNNFIISKDN; the protein is encoded by the coding sequence ATGAATGATAATTTTACAGAACTTGGAGCGATTACTTGGCTGTGGGCTAATTCTAATTTGCATAAGAATTGGACGCTTTCTCTCTTAACAACAAATGTTATTCCAGCAATTCAAACGAAGCAGTATGTACTGCTAAGAAGAGATAATATGCCTGTAGCATATTGTAGTTGGGCTAAGCTTAGTTTGGAAAATGAGGTTAAATATATTAACGATGTTACCTCTCTTAAGTTGGAAGATTGGCAGTCGGGTAATCGAAACTGGTTTATTGACTGGATTACCCCATTTGGCGATAGTCTGAGACTGACAAAACACATGAGAGAGTTGTTTGCAGATGAATTGTTTAGAGCTATCCGTGTGGAAGAAAATTCGTCGCATGGTAAGATAACTGAATTCCATGGAAAATCTGTTGATCCAAAGTTGGCCTCAAAAATGTTTGCGCAATACCACGAAGATCTGATGAGCAAACTATCAACTCAGAATAATTTTATTATATCTAAAGATAATTAA
- a CDS encoding YajQ family cyclic di-GMP-binding protein codes for MPSFDIVSELNTQEVRNAIGNTDKEIATRFDFKGSDINVELNEKARTVTITCDNELQSDNVYAIFEKQLIKRGVDLQVLDPQDKAQSGKTVKQVINLKDGLDSDTAKKISKAIKESDLKVSASIQGDKIRVNDKKRDNLQACMAFLKEKSFGVPLQFNNFKD; via the coding sequence ATGCCATCATTTGACATCGTTTCAGAACTCAACACCCAAGAGGTACGCAATGCCATTGGCAACACCGACAAAGAGATCGCCACGCGCTTTGACTTTAAAGGCAGTGACATCAACGTCGAGCTGAACGAAAAAGCCAGAACTGTAACCATCACCTGCGATAACGAGCTTCAATCAGACAACGTTTACGCCATCTTCGAAAAGCAGCTCATCAAGCGCGGCGTCGATCTACAAGTCCTCGACCCACAAGATAAAGCCCAATCAGGCAAAACCGTCAAGCAAGTCATCAATCTAAAAGACGGTCTAGACTCAGACACCGCCAAAAAGATCAGCAAAGCCATCAAAGAAAGCGATTTAAAAGTATCGGCCAGCATTCAAGGCGACAAGATTCGCGTCAATGACAAAAAGCGCGACAATCTACAAGCCTGCATGGCATTTCTAAAAGAAAAATCATTTGGCGTGCCTCTGCAATTCAACAACTTCAAAGATTGA
- the queF gene encoding NADPH-dependent 7-cyano-7-deazaguanine reductase QueF (Catalyzes the NADPH-dependent reduction of 7-cyano-7-deazaguanine (preQ0) to 7-aminomethyl-7-deazaguanine (preQ1) in queuosine biosynthesis) has product MSIHGVLGESTTYSKTYDPTILYPISRQIGRDEILKDVGFDFNDCHDELKNGVDIWQAFELSWLNPIGISQVAMARFTIPANSPNIVESKSLKLYLNSLNFTKFSSIDELKTTLQKDLSICVGANVGVEIIGLNDDGLDIHAPVGICIDDVLDNTKKEILLLDDIDNVFLKNAKKGALTQYKFYSNLLRSNCPVTNQPDWGAVQIEIATEYELDFGEFLKYILSFRQHNGFHEQCVERIFADCMIHYRPVFLRVLANYTRRGGIDINPVRVYHRDVGEVKRLVRQ; this is encoded by the coding sequence ATGAGTATTCACGGCGTACTAGGCGAAAGCACCACTTATTCAAAAACTTATGACCCCACCATTTTATATCCCATATCTCGGCAAATCGGACGAGATGAGATTTTAAAAGACGTGGGATTTGATTTTAATGATTGCCATGATGAATTAAAAAATGGCGTGGATATTTGGCAAGCCTTTGAATTGTCATGGCTAAATCCGATTGGCATTTCACAAGTGGCAATGGCTCGTTTTACCATTCCTGCCAATTCGCCAAATATCGTAGAATCCAAATCCTTAAAGCTATATCTGAATAGCTTAAACTTTACTAAATTTAGCAGTATTGATGAATTAAAAACCACTTTGCAAAAAGATTTATCTATCTGTGTGGGTGCGAATGTGGGCGTGGAAATCATTGGGCTGAACGATGATGGGCTAGATATTCATGCGCCGGTGGGCATTTGTATTGATGACGTTTTAGATAACACTAAAAAAGAAATTTTGCTGCTGGATGATATTGATAATGTATTCTTGAAGAATGCCAAGAAAGGCGCGCTAACTCAGTATAAATTCTACTCTAATCTACTGCGATCGAACTGCCCAGTGACCAATCAGCCTGACTGGGGGGCGGTGCAGATTGAGATTGCCACCGAATATGAATTGGATTTTGGTGAGTTCTTAAAATACATTTTGTCATTTAGACAGCATAACGGCTTTCATGAACAGTGCGTCGAGCGGATATTCGCCGACTGTATGATTCATTATCGTCCTGTGTTCTTGAGAGTGCTTGCCAATTACACTCGTCGTGGTGGCATCGACATTAACCCTGTGCGCGTCTATCATCGTGATGTGGGAGAGGTTAAGCGTCTGGTGCGTCAGTAA
- a CDS encoding ABC transporter permease codes for MNNQLTAFNTLLFKEIKRIVRIWPQTLLPPVITMTLYFVIFGQMIGSRVGEMGGVSYMQFIVPGLIMMSVITNSYSNVVSSFFSTKFHGSIDEMLVSPISKHAILLGYVGGGVFRGLAIALIVSIAALFFTKLTISNLPIMLITIIGTSVLFSLGGFINAVFARSFDDISIVPSFILTPLTYLGGVFYSLENLSPFWQNLSLLNPIVYMVNAFRYGILGHSDVNVGYSLLAILIFCAVFYGVAYKILKDGKRIRLS; via the coding sequence ATGAATAATCAATTAACCGCCTTTAACACCCTATTATTTAAAGAAATCAAACGCATTGTTCGTATTTGGCCCCAAACCCTATTACCGCCTGTCATTACCATGACTTTGTATTTTGTGATATTTGGGCAAATGATTGGCTCTCGTGTCGGAGAAATGGGTGGGGTGAGCTATATGCAGTTTATCGTGCCAGGTCTTATCATGATGTCGGTCATTACCAATAGTTATTCTAATGTCGTATCATCATTTTTTAGCACCAAATTTCATGGCAGTATTGATGAAATGCTGGTGTCGCCCATATCCAAGCACGCCATATTATTAGGCTATGTGGGTGGTGGCGTATTTCGTGGGCTTGCCATTGCCTTGATTGTGAGCATTGCGGCGTTATTTTTTACTAAGTTAACGATTAGTAATTTGCCAATCATGCTGATTACCATTATTGGCACGTCCGTATTATTTTCATTGGGCGGATTTATCAATGCGGTATTTGCCCGCTCGTTTGATGATATTTCTATTGTGCCAAGTTTTATTTTAACGCCTTTGACTTATTTGGGTGGGGTGTTTTATTCGTTGGAAAATTTATCACCATTTTGGCAAAATTTATCCCTACTAAATCCCATTGTTTATATGGTCAATGCTTTTCGCTATGGCATATTGGGGCATTCTGATGTGAATGTCGGTTATTCGTTATTGGCGATTTTGATATTTTGTGCGGTGTTTTATGGCGTGGCATATAAAATATTAAAAGACGGTAAAAGAATTCGGCTTTCTTAA
- a CDS encoding ABC transporter ATP-binding protein, with product MNEMPALKVRNLKKTYPNGTAALKGVDLTVPQGEFFALLGANGAGKSTMIGIISSLFPQTDGTVEIFGVDLHKNPSLAKSYLGVVPQELNFNQFEKCLDILIIQAGYYGIKKKDALPRAEFLLKELGLWDKKDTKARSLSGGMKRRLMIARALMHRPRLLILDEPTAGVDIELRRSMWDFMERINKDEGTSIILTTHYLEEAEQLCKYIAILNHGEILINTDMKSLLAQLSLETFVFDLKNELKNTPTLNNISHITLVDNKTLEITLNKTQNLNDVFTQLNNLNIQIVSMRNKANRLEELFMGVVDSHFHKGKMKDENKLNNGENHE from the coding sequence ATGAATGAAATGCCTGCCCTAAAAGTCCGCAATCTAAAGAAAACCTATCCCAATGGCACTGCCGCCCTAAAAGGCGTGGATTTGACCGTGCCACAAGGCGAATTTTTTGCCTTGCTTGGAGCAAATGGAGCAGGCAAATCCACGATGATTGGTATCATCAGCTCATTATTTCCCCAAACAGACGGCACGGTGGAGATTTTTGGTGTGGATTTGCACAAAAATCCAAGCCTTGCCAAGTCTTATTTGGGCGTTGTTCCCCAAGAACTTAATTTCAACCAATTTGAAAAATGCTTGGATATATTGATTATTCAAGCAGGCTATTACGGCATAAAAAAGAAAGACGCTCTGCCACGAGCCGAATTTTTATTAAAAGAATTGGGACTTTGGGATAAGAAAGATACAAAGGCTCGTTCGCTCTCCGGCGGTATGAAACGCCGTCTAATGATTGCCCGTGCTTTAATGCATCGCCCTAGGCTTTTGATATTAGACGAGCCGACCGCAGGGGTGGATATTGAATTACGCCGTTCTATGTGGGATTTTATGGAGCGTATCAATAAAGACGAAGGCACAAGTATTATTTTGACGACCCATTATTTGGAAGAAGCCGAGCAGTTGTGTAAATATATCGCCATATTAAATCATGGCGAAATTTTAATTAACACCGACATGAAATCATTGCTTGCCCAGTTATCCTTAGAAACCTTTGTTTTTGATTTAAAAAATGAATTAAAAAATACCCCAACTCTTAATAATATCAGCCATATCACTTTGGTAGATAATAAAACCTTAGAAATCACACTTAATAAAACCCAGAATTTAAATGACGTATTTACCCAATTAAACAACCTAAATATCCAAATTGTCAGCATGAGAAATAAAGCCAACCGCCTAGAAGAATTATTTATGGGTGTGGTAGATAGCCATTTTCATAAAGGCAAAATGAAAGACGAGAATAAATTAAATAATGGGGAAAATCATGAATAA
- a CDS encoding c-type cytochrome — MMTMKKIVMLSVAATLAIFTMATQAQEATTPAAAEAAAETNQPATEAPAAEAASEAEATAEAAPAEAAPAAEAIPEDSDHVKKLIALHPKLISRIAPYGKVCFDGEECDINITVLAPAVEGEARPGDQLYKAICATCHDAGLVGAPKVGNAGDWGPRIGKGKATLYDHAINGFGAMPARGGADISDDEVKNAVDYMIEQSS; from the coding sequence ATGATGACAATGAAAAAAATTGTAATGTTATCTGTCGCCGCTACGTTGGCGATTTTTACCATGGCGACCCAAGCTCAAGAAGCTACCACGCCTGCAGCCGCAGAAGCTGCCGCTGAAACGAATCAACCTGCTACAGAAGCACCAGCAGCAGAAGCTGCATCAGAAGCTGAAGCTACCGCAGAGGCTGCACCTGCCGAAGCTGCACCTGCCGCCGAAGCCATCCCAGAAGACAGCGACCACGTCAAAAAACTAATCGCACTACACCCTAAACTAATCTCGCGTATCGCCCCTTATGGCAAGGTATGTTTTGATGGTGAAGAATGTGACATCAACATCACCGTTCTAGCACCTGCTGTAGAAGGCGAGGCTCGTCCTGGCGATCAACTTTATAAGGCAATCTGTGCTACCTGTCACGATGCTGGTCTAGTAGGCGCGCCAAAAGTTGGTAATGCTGGCGATTGGGGTCCTCGTATCGGTAAAGGTAAAGCGACTCTATACGATCACGCCATCAATGGTTTCGGTGCTATGCCAGCGCGTGGTGGTGCTGACATCTCTGATGACGAAGTTAAGAACGCTGTTGATTACATGATCGAGCAATCTAGCTAA
- a CDS encoding tyrosine-type recombinase/integrase, with protein MSLTDTAIKKLKPSEKCKPNRPDKYADGGGLWLYVRNTGNKVFMAVYRYMGKQHEITLGKYPAMSLSHARSENLKIRELLEQGKNPKDIIKAEKAKKDNQTSFDFFAQKWLHHQKNTVSGKTYERDLSIYNNHIKKAFGTKDIHAVNLTDILTLTENLTNQGATYTARRIIGQLNSIYSFVVLKQLTPNLYNPIPRNIRRTITHKETKYARIKIQELPKLMQGIDTANIEPMTRYGFYLLAYTFVRTGELLGMTWQEIDLNAKVWRIPAHRMKNGLPHIVPLAPQVIEILQEIKSFGFNSDYVLYSNRSKTGTMSENAFTTALKRMGYQGKMTGHGFRGLASTSLYEMQYNPKAIELQLAHISRDKTERAYNDAEMLPKRIQMMNDWANIIDEVRQGDFKTYQNRLTADTSTDQLTLFLERLNQKEKSMNTTTAPLLEIQAMQ; from the coding sequence ATGAGCCTTACAGATACCGCCATTAAAAAACTTAAACCGTCCGAAAAATGCAAACCGAACCGACCAGATAAATATGCTGATGGTGGTGGGCTTTGGCTGTATGTGAGAAATACAGGGAATAAAGTATTTATGGCGGTTTATCGCTACATGGGCAAGCAACATGAAATCACTTTGGGCAAATATCCAGCCATGAGCCTAAGCCATGCACGAAGTGAAAATCTAAAAATCAGAGAATTACTAGAACAAGGCAAAAACCCAAAAGACATCATCAAGGCTGAAAAAGCCAAAAAAGACAATCAGACTTCTTTTGATTTTTTCGCCCAAAAATGGCTACATCATCAAAAGAACACCGTAAGCGGTAAAACTTACGAACGAGATTTAAGCATTTATAATAATCACATTAAAAAAGCGTTTGGCACAAAGGACATTCACGCTGTTAATCTGACCGACATTTTAACACTGACAGAAAACCTAACCAATCAAGGGGCTACATATACCGCAAGGCGTATCATCGGACAACTCAACAGCATTTATAGCTTTGTTGTACTCAAACAATTAACGCCAAACCTATATAACCCCATTCCAAGAAACATCAGACGCACCATCACACACAAAGAAACCAAATACGCACGAATTAAAATACAAGAATTACCCAAACTCATGCAGGGCATCGACACCGCCAACATTGAACCCATGACCCGTTACGGCTTTTATCTGCTGGCTTATACTTTTGTACGAACTGGCGAACTGCTAGGCATGACATGGCAAGAAATCGACCTAAACGCCAAAGTTTGGCGAATACCAGCCCACCGCATGAAAAACGGCTTACCCCACATCGTCCCACTTGCCCCGCAAGTGATAGAGATACTACAAGAAATCAAATCTTTTGGCTTTAATAGCGACTATGTGCTTTATAGCAACCGAAGTAAAACAGGTACAATGAGCGAAAACGCCTTTACAACCGCATTAAAACGCATGGGCTATCAAGGCAAGATGACTGGACACGGCTTTCGTGGATTGGCAAGTACCAGCCTTTATGAAATGCAGTACAACCCCAAAGCCATTGAATTACAACTAGCCCACATCAGCAGAGACAAAACCGAACGGGCGTACAATGACGCTGAAATGCTACCCAAACGCATTCAGATGATGAACGACTGGGCGAATATCATTGATGAAGTCAGACAAGGCGACTTCAAAACCTACCAAAACCGCCTTACTGCTGATACCAGCACCGACCAGCTTACCCTATTTTTGGAGCGACTCAACCAAAAGGAAAAAAGCATGAACACCACAACCGCCCCACTGCTAGAAATCCAAGCCATGCAATAA
- a CDS encoding type II toxin-antitoxin system TacA family antitoxin — protein sequence MQATERINLRTTAHAKAIIEKASQQLGVSMSYFILDCAYQKASQTIKDNSQITLNNDDWQRAIDRLDEPASPTPAMQALFDRGFVNVDS from the coding sequence ATGCAAGCCACCGAACGCATAAATTTACGCACCACCGCCCACGCCAAAGCCATCATAGAAAAGGCAAGCCAACAATTAGGCGTAAGCATGAGCTATTTTATTTTGGATTGTGCTTATCAAAAGGCAAGCCAAACCATAAAAGATAATTCCCAAATTACCCTAAATAATGATGATTGGCAAAGAGCCATTGACCGCCTAGACGAACCAGCCAGCCCCACGCCTGCCATGCAAGCATTATTTGATAGGGGTTTTGTCAATGTTGATAGCTAA
- a CDS encoding GNAT family N-acetyltransferase encodes MLIAKLAKEHDKSGFDCENEALNRFIRQQASQLLKRHETVIYGAIDNNRLAGFYTLSACQIMQSDDTELLKRQSPHSPIGCVLLGRLAVDKAYKGRRLGADLLLHAMQTAKKLSQMMGLAFVIVDAKDDTAKAFYERFGFVELSQHPLRLCYAIKDIPNF; translated from the coding sequence ATGTTGATAGCTAAACTTGCCAAAGAACATGACAAAAGCGGTTTTGATTGTGAGAATGAAGCCTTAAACCGTTTTATCAGACAGCAGGCGAGCCAGCTATTAAAACGCCATGAGACCGTCATTTATGGAGCGATTGATAATAACCGCCTTGCAGGTTTTTACACTTTGTCAGCGTGTCAAATTATGCAATCAGACGATACAGAGTTATTAAAACGCCAAAGCCCACATAGCCCCATTGGTTGTGTACTGTTGGGACGGCTGGCGGTAGATAAAGCGTACAAGGGGCGTAGATTGGGTGCTGACCTATTGCTACACGCCATGCAGACAGCAAAAAAACTATCGCAGATGATGGGGCTTGCCTTTGTCATTGTGGACGCCAAAGACGACACCGCCAAAGCCTTTTATGAGCGTTTTGGGTTTGTGGAGCTAAGCCAGCACCCTTTGCGGTTATGCTATGCGATTAAAGATATTCCAAATTTTTAA
- a CDS encoding helix-turn-helix transcriptional regulator: MTHSNDTFPAQGISRIKSVCMMTGLSKSTIYAWVKAGKFPAPIKLSPTMTVWRNSDILDWINRLETADDCPAISQTTSTKQ; the protein is encoded by the coding sequence ATGACCCATTCAAACGACACTTTCCCAGCACAAGGCATTAGCAGAATTAAATCCGTGTGCATGATGACAGGATTATCCAAATCCACCATTTACGCATGGGTAAAAGCTGGCAAATTCCCAGCACCCATTAAGTTATCCCCCACAATGACCGTATGGCGTAACAGCGATATTTTAGATTGGATTAACCGCCTAGAAACGGCTGATGACTGTCCAGCCATTTCACAGACTACCAGCACCAAACAATAA
- a CDS encoding helix-turn-helix domain-containing protein — MLPISHNQKSHQAMQVLQAMLDGVEVHIKYAINTMNIASLSARIAELKKMGFVIDWRWQNSPNSRYKVYFIKDKTTAKQRYQEILDGTASIYQVVAQARTAKPKTTTKSKRQNNGKPQGK, encoded by the coding sequence ATGCTACCCATTTCCCACAATCAAAAAAGCCATCAAGCCATGCAGGTGCTACAAGCCATGCTGGACGGCGTGGAAGTACATATCAAGTACGCCATTAACACGATGAACATAGCCAGCCTATCGGCACGAATCGCAGAACTAAAAAAGATGGGATTTGTCATTGATTGGCGTTGGCAAAATAGCCCAAATTCCCGCTACAAAGTCTATTTCATCAAAGATAAGACCACCGCCAAACAGCGTTATCAAGAAATCCTAGACGGCACGGCAAGCATTTACCAAGTAGTAGCACAAGCACGAACAGCAAAACCAAAAACCACCACCAAATCAAAACGCCAAAACAACGGCAAACCACAAGGAAAATAA
- a CDS encoding CHC2 zinc finger domain-containing protein: protein MTNAHELLNRPLFAKNAFFNKRPFANQQNAHSHATSHAQHPHGKSYHPHPTSENRPHTSENRAVGKHGMGNHQHAMRFDTNDKPDPVSFYARYGIHLKGKQTNIKCVFHSDKTPSLSINRDTGAFYCFGCGASGGDVLDFYQRYHGVDFLTACKELNIYER from the coding sequence ATGACAAACGCCCACGAATTATTAAACCGCCCATTATTTGCCAAAAACGCATTTTTTAACAAGCGACCATTTGCCAATCAGCAAAACGCACACAGCCACGCCACAAGCCACGCCCAGCACCCACATGGGAAATCATACCACCCACACCCCACAAGCGAAAATAGACCGCATACAAGCGAAAATAGAGCGGTTGGCAAGCATGGTATGGGCAATCATCAGCACGCCATGCGATTTGATACCAATGACAAGCCCGACCCAGTCAGTTTTTATGCACGCTATGGCATACACCTAAAAGGCAAGCAGACTAATATTAAATGCGTTTTTCACAGCGACAAAACGCCCAGCCTAAGCATTAACAGGGATACAGGGGCGTTTTATTGCTTTGGTTGTGGAGCGTCTGGCGGTGATGTGCTTGATTTTTACCAGCGTTATCATGGCGTGGATTTTTTAACCGCTTGCAAAGAATTAAATATCTATGAACGCTAG